One segment of Senegalia massiliensis DNA contains the following:
- a CDS encoding YkvA family protein, with the protein MIPKFFKDRDVSLPKKALIVLAAMYLVFPFDIIPDPILFLGWIDDIVIFLYTYSKLSDYLEKYIPKKKNVVNFKNKNVVEDVEYDIKDKE; encoded by the coding sequence ATGATACCCAAATTTTTTAAAGACAGAGATGTATCTTTACCTAAAAAAGCATTAATTGTTCTTGCAGCAATGTATTTAGTATTTCCATTTGATATTATACCTGATCCTATTTTATTTTTAGGGTGGATAGATGATATTGTTATATTTTTATATACATATAGTAAATTATCAGATTATCTAGAAAAATATATACCTAAAAAGAAAAATGTAGTTAATTTCAAGAATAAAAATGTAGTAGAAGATGTAGAATATGATATAAAAGATAAAGAATAA
- a CDS encoding universal stress protein UspA, with amino-acid sequence MKTKKVMVCVTQQKTCERLIEGGNNKVDKENDELYVIHVVNENDTFLYENNDSRALEYLFRVSKAVGADLTVIRSKDVIKAIVDFAKDKRITNIVMGESPSGKDQENSIEINLKNKLPKCDFSVI; translated from the coding sequence ATGAAAACTAAAAAAGTTATGGTGTGTGTTACTCAACAAAAAACTTGTGAAAGACTTATAGAAGGTGGAAATAATAAAGTTGATAAAGAAAATGATGAGTTATATGTTATTCATGTAGTAAATGAAAATGATACTTTTCTTTATGAAAACAATGATAGTAGAGCATTAGAATATCTTTTTAGAGTTTCAAAAGCTGTGGGAGCAGACTTAACTGTAATTAGATCAAAGGATGTAATTAAAGCAATAGTTGACTTTGCAAAGGATAAAAGAATAACAAATATTGTAATGGGAGAATCTCCATCTGGAAAAGATCAGGAAAATAGCATAGAAATAAACTTGAAGAATAAATTACCTAAATGTGATTTTTCAGTTATTTAA
- a CDS encoding GerMN domain-containing protein — MKIYFKNINIIIIIIFIAIIISGCQTYDDMSNSDSKSPIISPHPLENNFDAILYYSDKYNEKLVMKNKKIKDITKNIELEILEELIGGLNGKNINNLIPKETKIRSIDIENQIAYINLSSDIIKENLSPSEEVLLTYSIVNTITELDSIKSVQLLIDGEKKEFLSNVMNIEKPLQYSELLVEDKFINPFDTIKDYYDMLNNRESSKLASLFKNTDKKSRVYYEIQYIDKNIKKYNIKSYKLNNYKKALLVDVEVEAITNDDKKVKYNKLFSMEYSDTQLEKTFKINEIY; from the coding sequence GTGAAAATTTATTTTAAAAATATAAATATAATAATAATTATTATATTTATAGCTATTATAATCAGTGGATGCCAAACTTACGATGATATGTCAAATTCAGATAGTAAGTCCCCAATAATATCTCCTCATCCTTTAGAAAATAATTTTGATGCTATACTCTATTACTCTGATAAGTATAATGAAAAATTAGTAATGAAAAACAAAAAAATCAAAGATATAACAAAAAATATAGAATTAGAAATATTAGAAGAATTAATAGGTGGTTTAAATGGAAAAAATATAAATAATTTAATTCCTAAAGAGACTAAGATACGTTCTATTGATATTGAAAATCAAATTGCATATATAAATTTATCAAGTGATATAATAAAAGAGAACTTATCACCTAGCGAAGAAGTATTATTAACTTATTCTATTGTAAACACTATTACAGAGCTAGATTCTATAAAAAGTGTACAATTATTAATAGATGGTGAAAAAAAGGAATTTTTATCAAATGTAATGAATATAGAAAAACCATTACAATATAGTGAATTATTAGTAGAGGACAAATTTATAAATCCATTTGATACAATAAAAGATTATTATGATATGTTAAATAATAGAGAAAGTTCTAAATTAGCTTCATTATTTAAAAATACAGATAAAAAAAGTCGAGTATATTATGAAATACAATATATAGATAAAAATATAAAAAAATATAATATTAAATCATATAAATTAAATAATTACAAAAAAGCTTTATTAGTTGATGTTGAGGTTGAAGCTATTACAAATGATGATAAAAAGGTAAAGTATAATAAATTATTTAGTATGGAATATTCAGATACTCAATTAGAAAAAACTTTTAAAATAAATGAAATATATTAA
- a CDS encoding sensor histidine kinase: MLLVIILLLVINVFITRTITNIYLEEKKIDMLAKTNIIANDIDYYTNSNSNSIIYEITKNEVINYGKEINSRIIVVDEDGNVTIDSKEEFRGQEFEHKEINSALKGKNISNAYNFKEYGHLLYTSVPLIINGKIEGAVLTSTSIDNIFVRVNSIKNALYWISFLSVIFVAIISFILANIFSKPIQKFTNVILNMARGNLNQRVEIHSNDEFNQLANAFNIMSTKLDQVDIQRKDFVANVSHELRTPLSSIKLLSESLLHQDTVDEKVYKEFLSDIDSEIDRLNNIIDDLLSLVDLDKEKLNLNYKVTYINHLLEKIISRLKPISEEKNIELNYIEKAKIQLNIDKNKIQQAIINIIHNAIKYTHENGNVDVILYSDNKNAIIEIKDNGIGIPEKDLEHIFERFYRVDKARTRNTGGTGLGLSIANQIITLHQGNIEVKSEINKGTKFYIKLPLDNNVSLD; the protein is encoded by the coding sequence TTGTTATTAGTAATAATATTGTTATTAGTAATAAATGTTTTTATAACTAGAACAATTACTAATATATATTTAGAAGAAAAGAAAATTGATATGCTTGCCAAAACTAATATAATAGCAAATGATATTGATTATTATACTAATTCTAATTCTAACTCTATAATATATGAAATAACTAAAAATGAAGTTATAAATTATGGCAAGGAAATTAATTCAAGGATTATTGTTGTAGATGAGGATGGCAATGTAACTATTGACTCAAAAGAAGAATTTAGAGGACAAGAATTTGAACATAAAGAAATTAACTCAGCATTAAAAGGTAAGAATATTTCTAATGCTTATAATTTTAAAGAATATGGACATTTATTATATACATCAGTTCCACTTATTATAAATGGCAAAATAGAGGGAGCAGTACTTACATCTACTTCAATAGATAATATCTTTGTGAGAGTTAATAGTATTAAAAATGCACTATATTGGATATCATTTTTAAGTGTTATATTTGTAGCTATAATTAGTTTCATATTGGCTAATATTTTCTCAAAACCTATACAAAAATTTACTAATGTAATATTAAATATGGCACGAGGAAATTTAAATCAAAGAGTTGAAATTCATTCAAATGATGAATTTAATCAACTAGCTAATGCATTTAATATAATGAGTACAAAATTAGATCAAGTTGATATTCAAAGGAAAGATTTTGTAGCTAATGTTTCACATGAACTTAGAACACCTCTTAGTTCTATTAAATTATTATCAGAATCACTTTTACATCAAGATACAGTTGATGAGAAAGTATATAAAGAGTTTTTATCAGATATTGATTCAGAAATAGATAGATTGAATAATATAATTGACGATTTATTATCTTTAGTTGATTTAGATAAGGAAAAATTAAACTTAAACTACAAAGTAACTTATATAAATCATTTATTAGAAAAAATCATTTCAAGATTAAAGCCTATTTCTGAAGAAAAAAATATCGAATTGAATTATATTGAAAAGGCAAAAATTCAATTAAATATTGATAAAAATAAGATACAGCAAGCTATAATTAATATTATTCATAATGCAATTAAATATACTCATGAAAATGGAAATGTAGATGTTATATTATATTCTGATAATAAAAATGCTATTATTGAAATAAAAGATAATGGAATAGGTATACCAGAAAAAGATTTAGAACATATTTTTGAGAGGTTCTATAGAGTAGATAAGGCTAGAACTAGAAATACTGGTGGCACTGGATTAGGACTTTCTATAGCAAATCAAATAATAACATTACACCAAGGTAATATAGAAGTAAAAAGTGAAATAAATAAAGGAACAAAATTTTATATAAAGTTACCATTAGATAATAATGTATCTTTAGATTAA
- a CDS encoding response regulator transcription factor, producing MANKILIVDDETLLVKGLKYSLEQDDYDIDTAFDGKEALNKALNKEFDLIILDLMLPEIDGLEVCQKIRETSSVPIIMLTAKGEDMNKILGLEYGADDYLTKPFNILELKARIKAILRRSTNKQSKSHDQVIQVEEFTINTLGRKVSIGDKEVNLTAKEFDLLLLLATNPGKIFTREELLEIIWGYEYFGDLRTVDVHIRRLREKIEKNSSQAEYILTKWGVGYYFRSKKK from the coding sequence ATGGCTAATAAAATACTAATTGTTGATGATGAAACCTTATTAGTTAAAGGTTTAAAATATAGTCTTGAACAAGATGATTATGATATTGATACTGCATTTGATGGGAAGGAAGCTTTAAATAAGGCATTAAACAAGGAATTTGATTTAATAATATTAGATCTTATGTTACCAGAGATAGATGGATTAGAAGTTTGTCAAAAAATTAGAGAGACTTCATCTGTACCTATAATAATGCTTACTGCTAAAGGGGAAGATATGAATAAAATCCTTGGATTAGAATATGGTGCGGATGACTATTTGACTAAACCTTTTAATATTTTAGAATTAAAGGCTAGAATAAAGGCTATATTGAGAAGATCTACAAATAAACAATCTAAGTCTCATGATCAAGTGATACAAGTAGAAGAATTTACAATAAATACTCTAGGAAGAAAAGTTTCTATAGGAGATAAGGAAGTCAATCTTACTGCTAAAGAGTTTGACTTATTACTCTTATTAGCTACAAATCCGGGTAAAATTTTTACAAGGGAAGAGCTACTTGAGATTATTTGGGGATATGAATACTTTGGTGATTTAAGAACAGTTGATGTTCATATTAGAAGATTAAGAGAAAAAATAGAAAAAAATTCTTCACAAGCTGAGTATATCCTTACAAAATGGGGAGTGGGTTATTATTTTAGGAGTAAGAAAAAATAA
- the selB gene encoding selenocysteine-specific translation elongation factor — protein sequence MKNVIIGTAGHIDHGKTTLIKALTGRDTDNLKQEKDRGISIELGFTYFDLPSGRRAGIIDVPGHEKFIKNMLAGVSGMDVVILVVAADEGMMPQTIEHLNILNLLNIKKGIIALTKTDTVDNEWIELVKEDIYESVENTFLKDAKIIEVSSTKLEGIDELSRQIDYLTSEIENRDSKNIPRLPIDRVFTLTGFGTIITGTLLQGSLKVSDEVEIYPKGLKARIRSVQVHGEDTDIALAGQRVAINLVGVKKSEIEKGNIISYPDSMVNTRMIDVKLNLLENSPWIIENRTRLRLYLGTEEILCRAILLDKENLTPGESGYVQLRLENITSSKIGDRFIVRFYSPMTTVGGGIVLDNNPTKKKRFKSDIIKELKARETGNKEKILEESIKEKSRSFPSTKDLSIELVTTESEIKNNTNKLTQNQKIIKFTMSDGEHYIHIDYFEYIKMEIIEFLQKYHEKNSLKKGILKEEIKSKYFSNIKPKLSELFIDKLIYDNIIKQDNLYISLNNFQIKYNEKEKSIKDNIYDLILKDKFNPPKINELIKILQHKEEEVLKVIDSCIQQEGIILLDEDIIISKQAYDNSLDIIRDYLNKNSSISLGEFRDLLNTSRKFAMALLEDFDRNKFTKRIEDKRIIY from the coding sequence ATGAAAAACGTTATTATAGGAACAGCAGGACATATAGATCATGGTAAAACTACTCTTATTAAAGCACTTACGGGCAGAGACACTGATAATTTAAAGCAAGAAAAAGATAGGGGTATATCAATTGAATTAGGATTTACATACTTTGATTTACCTAGTGGTAGACGGGCTGGAATAATAGATGTACCAGGACATGAAAAATTCATTAAAAATATGCTAGCTGGAGTTAGTGGTATGGATGTTGTTATTTTAGTAGTAGCAGCAGATGAAGGAATGATGCCACAGACTATAGAGCATTTAAATATACTTAATTTATTAAATATAAAAAAGGGAATAATAGCATTAACTAAGACAGATACTGTAGACAACGAATGGATTGAACTTGTAAAAGAGGATATATATGAAAGTGTAGAAAATACATTTTTAAAAGATGCTAAAATAATAGAAGTGTCCTCTACAAAATTAGAAGGAATAGATGAATTATCAAGGCAAATAGATTATTTGACTAGTGAAATAGAAAACAGAGATTCTAAAAATATACCAAGATTACCTATTGATAGAGTATTTACACTTACTGGTTTTGGAACTATAATAACAGGGACTCTACTTCAAGGGAGTTTAAAAGTAAGTGACGAGGTAGAAATTTATCCTAAAGGATTAAAAGCTAGAATAAGATCAGTACAAGTTCATGGTGAAGATACTGATATAGCTTTAGCTGGACAAAGAGTAGCAATTAACTTAGTAGGAGTTAAAAAATCTGAAATTGAAAAGGGGAATATTATATCTTATCCGGATTCTATGGTTAATACAAGAATGATAGATGTAAAATTAAATTTATTAGAAAACTCTCCGTGGATAATAGAAAATAGAACAAGACTTAGATTGTATTTAGGAACTGAAGAAATATTATGTAGAGCAATTTTGCTAGATAAAGAAAATTTAACTCCAGGTGAAAGTGGATATGTTCAATTAAGACTTGAAAACATTACTTCTTCAAAAATAGGCGATAGATTTATTGTTAGATTTTATTCACCTATGACAACTGTTGGTGGTGGAATTGTACTGGATAATAACCCTACTAAGAAAAAGAGATTTAAAAGTGATATAATAAAAGAGTTAAAGGCAAGGGAAACTGGCAATAAAGAAAAAATATTAGAAGAAAGTATAAAAGAAAAAAGTAGAAGTTTCCCTTCAACAAAGGATTTATCAATTGAACTTGTAACAACTGAATCAGAAATAAAAAATAACACAAATAAGTTAACTCAAAATCAAAAAATAATTAAATTTACAATGTCTGATGGTGAGCACTATATTCATATAGATTATTTTGAATATATAAAAATGGAAATTATTGAGTTTTTACAAAAGTATCATGAAAAAAACTCTCTAAAAAAAGGCATTTTAAAAGAGGAAATAAAAAGCAAGTATTTTTCTAATATTAAACCTAAATTATCAGAATTGTTTATTGATAAACTTATATATGATAATATTATTAAACAAGATAATTTATATATATCTTTAAATAATTTTCAAATAAAATATAATGAAAAAGAAAAATCTATCAAAGATAATATTTATGATTTAATATTAAAAGATAAATTCAATCCTCCTAAAATAAATGAATTAATAAAAATTTTACAACATAAAGAAGAAGAAGTATTAAAGGTGATAGATTCTTGTATTCAACAAGAAGGGATAATATTATTAGATGAGGATATTATAATATCTAAACAAGCATATGATAACTCTTTAGATATTATAAGGGATTATTTAAATAAGAATAGTTCTATTTCTTTAGGTGAATTTAGAGATCTTTTAAATACTAGTAGAAAATTTGCTATGGCTCTATTAGAAGATTTTGATAGAAATAAATTTACTAAAAGAATTGAAGATAAGAGAATAATATATTAA
- the selA gene encoding L-seryl-tRNA(Sec) selenium transferase, translating to MENTKNLFRMLPKVDDILEKEKIQIALEYIPRNIILESIREFLDEVRNDILNSKILKEELDNRINDISQIIIKKAKYKINPKLKRVINGTGTVIHTNLGRSLISKSIMEKVVDIASNYSNLEYDLEKGERGSRYSHIEDIICRITGAESALVVNNNASAVMLILNTLAKGKEVIVSRGELVEIGGSFRVPSVMEQSGATLVDVGTTNKTHKLDYENNINEETAILLKVHTSNYKIVGFTEEVDLESLVKIGHSNNIPVVEDIGSGVLVDLSKYGLSYEPTVQESIKSGVDVVSFSGDKLLGGPQAGIIVGKKDLINRMKRNQLTRALRVDKMTLAALELTLREYLDEQKAIKSIETLNMLTMDIRKIEEKANKLYNLLKHIEKVECKIEDDYSQVGGGALPLEKIKTKVISLYSKSIKVGELEENLRLFNPPIIGRIKNDKLYIDLRTIKEDELDIIFEGIISSIND from the coding sequence ATGGAGAACACAAAGAATTTATTTAGAATGTTGCCTAAAGTTGATGATATATTAGAAAAAGAAAAAATTCAAATTGCATTAGAATACATTCCTAGAAATATAATTTTGGAATCCATAAGAGAATTTTTAGATGAAGTAAGGAATGATATTTTAAATTCTAAAATTTTAAAAGAGGAATTAGATAATAGAATCAATGACATATCTCAAATAATAATAAAAAAAGCTAAATATAAAATAAATCCTAAATTAAAAAGAGTTATAAATGGAACAGGTACAGTTATTCATACTAATCTTGGAAGATCTTTAATTTCTAAATCAATAATGGAAAAAGTAGTAGATATAGCATCTAATTATTCAAATTTAGAGTATGATTTAGAAAAAGGAGAAAGAGGCTCTAGGTATAGTCATATAGAAGATATTATATGTAGAATAACAGGTGCTGAATCTGCTTTGGTAGTTAATAATAACGCTTCTGCAGTAATGTTAATATTAAACACACTAGCTAAAGGTAAAGAGGTAATTGTTTCTAGAGGAGAGTTAGTTGAAATAGGAGGTTCTTTTAGAGTTCCAAGTGTTATGGAACAAAGTGGTGCTACTTTAGTTGATGTAGGTACTACTAATAAAACTCATAAGTTAGATTATGAAAATAACATAAATGAAGAAACTGCTATTTTGCTTAAAGTTCATACAAGTAATTATAAAATTGTGGGATTCACTGAAGAAGTAGATTTAGAAAGTTTAGTAAAGATAGGCCATTCAAATAATATTCCAGTAGTAGAGGATATAGGTAGTGGTGTCCTTGTTGACTTAAGTAAATATGGATTAAGTTATGAGCCTACAGTGCAAGAATCTATAAAGAGTGGAGTAGATGTTGTAAGCTTTAGTGGAGATAAGTTATTAGGAGGTCCACAGGCAGGAATAATTGTAGGAAAAAAAGACTTAATAAATAGGATGAAAAGAAATCAACTTACAAGAGCTTTACGAGTTGATAAGATGACTTTAGCAGCACTTGAGCTTACTCTTCGTGAGTACTTAGATGAACAAAAAGCTATAAAAAGTATAGAAACATTAAATATGCTTACTATGGATATAAGAAAAATAGAAGAAAAGGCAAATAAGTTATACAATTTATTAAAACATATAGAAAAAGTAGAATGTAAAATAGAAGATGATTATTCTCAAGTAGGTGGAGGAGCATTACCTTTGGAAAAAATAAAGACTAAGGTAATAAGCTTATACTCTAAATCAATAAAGGTTGGTGAATTAGAAGAAAATCTTCGATTATTTAATCCACCTATAATAGGAAGAATAAAAAATGATAAGTTATATATAGATTTAAGAACAATAAAAGAAGATGAGCTTGATATAATATTTGAAGGGATAATATCTTCTATAAATGATTAA
- the selD gene encoding selenide, water dikinase SelD, with translation MKDELRLTQMTAASGUAAKIGPETLAQVLCHIPKNIDPNLIVGIDTSDDGAVYKINEDTAMIQTVDFFTPVVDDPYTFGQIAAANSLSDVYAMGGDPKLAMNIIAFPNCLSTEVMTEILKGGNDKVLEAGALIVGGHTVEDDEPKYGLTVTGFIHPEDVVTNSNLKENDYLVITKPLGLGILNTAIKADMVSSEGYNKAVKTMTTLNKKAKDAMIEVGVNSCTDITGFGLLGHALEMAKGSNKTIKFSSERIPYIKEAYELANMGIIPEGAYTNKSFIGNSVKISENVSEPLKDMMFDPQTSGGLLISVSEEKINMLMEQLKKLDTEYDIIGRVSKKQEHYIIVE, from the coding sequence ATGAAAGATGAATTAAGACTTACTCAAATGACTGCTGCATCTGGTTGAGCAGCTAAAATAGGTCCTGAGACCTTGGCACAAGTTTTGTGTCATATACCTAAAAATATTGATCCTAATCTAATAGTTGGAATAGATACATCAGATGATGGAGCTGTATATAAAATCAATGAAGATACTGCAATGATTCAAACAGTTGATTTTTTCACACCAGTTGTAGATGATCCTTATACATTTGGGCAAATAGCTGCAGCAAATTCTTTAAGTGATGTTTATGCTATGGGAGGGGATCCTAAGTTAGCAATGAATATTATTGCATTCCCTAATTGTTTATCTACAGAAGTTATGACAGAAATTTTAAAAGGGGGAAATGATAAAGTTTTAGAAGCAGGAGCTTTGATAGTTGGAGGACATACAGTAGAAGATGATGAACCAAAATATGGACTTACTGTAACAGGGTTTATACATCCAGAAGATGTTGTAACAAATAGTAATTTGAAAGAAAATGATTATTTAGTTATTACTAAACCACTAGGACTTGGAATATTAAATACAGCTATAAAGGCTGATATGGTAAGTAGTGAAGGCTATAATAAAGCTGTAAAAACAATGACTACACTTAATAAGAAGGCAAAAGATGCTATGATTGAAGTAGGAGTAAATAGTTGTACAGATATAACTGGTTTTGGTCTTTTAGGTCATGCATTAGAAATGGCTAAGGGGAGTAATAAAACTATAAAGTTTTCTTCAGAAAGAATACCTTATATAAAAGAAGCTTATGAATTAGCAAATATGGGGATAATACCGGAAGGTGCTTATACAAATAAATCGTTTATAGGAAATAGTGTAAAGATAAGTGAAAATGTTTCTGAACCATTAAAGGATATGATGTTTGATCCTCAAACATCAGGTGGATTACTAATATCAGTTTCTGAAGAAAAAATAAATATGTTAATGGAACAATTAAAGAAACTAGATACAGAGTATGATATAATAGGAAGAGTTTCTAAAAAACAAGAGCATTATATAATTGTAGAATAA
- a CDS encoding DUF655 domain-containing protein, with the protein MISFTRKEQIVILILVVFVIGIIGFNLIFKDKNEITYEEIEDEDIVEGREVKNGDYEKDEEGIEEIVIHISGAVNKSGIFTLKSNSRINDAVLAAGGLTDEADMDRINLAKKINDEEKIHIYKIGEEQLTQDTNNSTNANGLDSTEENIEKININTADITLLESLPGIGKVKANNIVEYRKNSKFKSIEDIMNVDGIGQKTFQNIKDKLTI; encoded by the coding sequence ATGATAAGCTTTACAAGAAAGGAGCAAATAGTTATACTTATATTAGTTGTATTTGTAATAGGTATAATAGGATTTAATTTAATATTCAAAGATAAAAATGAAATTACTTATGAAGAAATAGAAGATGAAGATATTGTCGAAGGTAGAGAAGTGAAAAATGGAGATTATGAGAAAGATGAAGAAGGAATAGAAGAAATAGTAATACATATTAGTGGAGCAGTAAATAAATCAGGGATATTTACTTTGAAATCTAATAGTAGAATAAATGATGCAGTTTTAGCTGCTGGAGGGCTTACTGATGAAGCTGATATGGATAGAATAAATTTAGCTAAAAAAATAAATGATGAAGAAAAAATTCATATTTATAAAATAGGAGAAGAACAATTAACTCAAGATACAAATAATAGTACCAATGCAAATGGTTTAGATTCAACTGAAGAAAATATTGAAAAGATAAATATAAATACAGCAGATATTACACTTTTAGAATCATTACCTGGAATAGGAAAAGTTAAAGCGAATAATATTGTTGAATATAGAAAAAACAGTAAATTTAAAAGTATAGAAGATATCATGAATGTTGATGGTATTGGACAAAAGACATTTCAGAATATAAAAGACAAATTAACTATATAG